The DNA window GGACCCGATCGATCGGCATCAGCGCACGCCGCACCTCGGGACGCGCGCTCCCGATCGAGATCGCCAGCCGGACTTTGGGGGCTTCTTTGGCGAGGCGGCGAATGCCGGCAGGGAGCCCGGCGGTACATACCGTAATCGAGCGACTGTCGATGGCCTGCGCACAGGGCTCGCAGAGTACGCGAATTGCATTTACCACGTTTTCGACGTTTGCCAGCGGCTCTCCCATACCCTGAAACACGACGCCGTGCACGCACTGAAGCTGCGCCCGATCCAGCCCGCGCCGGACCGCCCTCACCTGCTCGACGATTTCCCAGACTTCCAGGTTTCGGATCAAGCCCATTTTGCCCGTGGCACAAAAACTGCAACCGAAACCACATCCGGCTTGCGAACTGACGCACACCGAAAACCTGCCGGTTCGCTCCAACGGAATCCTGACGGTCTCCACGGCATGGCCGTCTGGCGTCAAAAAAGCGTATCTCACAAAGGGATCAATCCTGCTGGGATGCACCGCTCTGACGGCAAGTCGGGGCAGGATGCCTGCAGCGCGCACAGCTTCCAGGCTGTTACGGCGAACCATCTCGACGAACCGGGGCAGGCAATCCTGGCGGTGGACGGCACCCACAATCTTGCGGGCTTCCTCCAGCGAGATCCCGGGGACGGCTTCCTTCAGAGCGTGCGGCGTGGATGCCTGAAGATAAATCATGCGATCCTGTTAATTTGCGACTCAGTGTCGGATCCGGGGAAATCCATTTTCCAACTCGTCTGCTTCTTGAGGTTGAGCAATTGGGGAAAATGAAATCTGCCGGACCCGGCACCGGTACTTCACTTTCGCCGTGCAGTGCCCTTGGTATAGACGGTGAACTCGCTTCCGGGCATCGCAATCGAAAATGTGATCGTTAATGTGCGATCAGGATTCAACCGGTAATCAAGACGGTAGCGAGGCGCTTTCGGGGAGTCGTCAGACTCGAAGACGGCAGCCCCATCCTTTGGGAAGGAGATCCGATATGTGATTTCATGACCCTCGTTATCGATATAGAAAGCCTTGAGCTGCGTCTCCCCCAGCGGCAGATAAATAATAAGCAGATCCTGATGGGAAATCCCTGTTTTCTCCCCCTGCTTGGGGGCGTAGTCCGCGCGGTTTCTGCGGACCAGCACTTTATCGCCGAGGTCAAACGCGAAGGAGGTACTCCCAGAAATCGCTTCTCCCGGTTGTCCCGAGCCTTCAACTCCAACCCAATCGCCCAAAAGAAACCTGCAAGGTCCCCACGGATCCGCGACCTTCGAGGTCTGTGGGTCCGACCGCGCAGTCTGATCTATGGCGGGAACGTGCTCAGGCAAGAACATGAGAGCGAGGAGGCACAGCATCGCGGCCCTGGTTTGTGTTGCTGTCATGAGAATCCTCCACGCAAGATGCAGAGCATAATGAATCCGTTGACTTCTTCAGAGGCAGCCATTTCCGGATTGCAGTTCAGCTCTTGCTTTTTACCGGCAACGAATTCTCAAATGATACGCGGGTGTTGACAAAAATCCATGCAATTCTCCGATGCAAACATGGGAAAGACGTCAAATGAACAAACCCTTCCTCCTGCCACTTATGTGGTAGTATCGCTGTCTGTGTTGCTCGCCGGCTATATCCCGGCGCGCCGCGCCGCAAGGATCGTTCCGGTTGCTGCACTCAGTGATGGACGACCGTGAAGAGTGTTGAGGGAACGAACCTGGCGATTCAACGAGGAAGAACAGCTATGATTGACGACAGAACGAGTCAGCAGCCGGCGGCAGGTAACTCGGGTCTGTCACTCATCCCATGAACACGGAATCCCAAATCGCGGCCTATGTCGCGTCCCATCACGACAAAATCGTGAGTGCTCTTGCGGAACTGATCGCCATACCGACGGTGAATCCGCCCGGCCGGTCGTACTTTGAGTGTGTGGAGTATCTTTCCAAGCTCCTGCAGTCGTGGGGGATCGAGCACGAGATGCTGTCCATCCCGCACGAAAGTCATCCCCGATATGCCATCATCGGCGCCTATGGCAAAGGCGAGGATGGCCTTCATTTTCACGGCCATTACGACGTCGTCATCGCTCAATCTCCCGACCAATTCCAGCCTCGGCAGCACGACGGCCGTCTCTACGGGCGCGGCAGTTCCGACATGAAGGGCGGAATTGTAGCCATGCTTTTTGCCCTGCGGGCGCTTCAGGAGTGCGCCGTCAGACTTTCGAAGAAGATCACGTTCACACTCGTCCCCGATGAGGAAACCGGCGGTCGCCTGGGAATGCGCCACCTGGCGCAAGCGGGGCTGCTGCCGCGGGCAGGCTTGGGAATGCTGATGCCGGAGCCGACCAGCGGCGTCGTCTGGAACGCATGCAGGGGAGCGCTCACCTTGCGGGTTCGCATCAAGGGCAAGACGGCACATGTCGGTCTGCCTCACCAAGGCGTCAACGCTTTCGAGGGCATGGCGGCAGTATTGAATTCACTGTTGTCCTTAAAGCCCACCATCGTGGCAAGGCGCACTTCGCTGCCGTTGAATCCCCCCGAGGCAAGTTCCTCGGTGATGGTGCTGGGAGGAGAATCGGGCAGTGGCTCCAA is part of the Terriglobia bacterium genome and encodes:
- a CDS encoding radical SAM protein; translated protein: MIYLQASTPHALKEAVPGISLEEARKIVGAVHRQDCLPRFVEMVRRNSLEAVRAAGILPRLAVRAVHPSRIDPFVRYAFLTPDGHAVETVRIPLERTGRFSVCVSSQAGCGFGCSFCATGKMGLIRNLEVWEIVEQVRAVRRGLDRAQLQCVHGVVFQGMGEPLANVENVVNAIRVLCEPCAQAIDSRSITVCTAGLPAGIRRLAKEAPKVRLAISIGSARPEVRRALMPIDRVHPLETVLDAVAEHVRVTRLAPMWAVTPLAGVNDSEEDARALARCARNFQQKTGLRPQIRVIPYNPINGQNPREYKRSDDGRELSFRHILFEEGFSARKRYSGGADVQAACGQLTGSDLQKSKNPEFV
- a CDS encoding ArgE/DapE family deacylase → MNTESQIAAYVASHHDKIVSALAELIAIPTVNPPGRSYFECVEYLSKLLQSWGIEHEMLSIPHESHPRYAIIGAYGKGEDGLHFHGHYDVVIAQSPDQFQPRQHDGRLYGRGSSDMKGGIVAMLFALRALQECAVRLSKKITFTLVPDEETGGRLGMRHLAQAGLLPRAGLGMLMPEPTSGVVWNACRGALTLRVRIKGKTAHVGLPHQGVNAFEGMAAVLNSLLSLKPTIVARRTSLPLNPPEASSSVMVLGGESGSGSNFNSVPESAWFSVDRRINPEENLAQAKEELDRVFERHRREGLDIEVEIVQEGEPAVAPAETRLGKILARTVTDVIGIPPAFELCPGILETRFFTNQGIPGYGYGPGVLEISHGPNEYVDLDALRRCTIVYALTAVRLLG